The following are from one region of the Anaeropeptidivorans aminofermentans genome:
- a CDS encoding chlorohydrolase family protein, giving the protein MKTKVTGKYVIGYDGNDHAVYENGCVVYEGDTIIFAGKNYDGDFDELIEGGNAIISPGFIDLDALGDIDHALIFSEINPDNKKHLYWCEEYFNNRRENMTVEEEAFKSLYAYSQLIMHGVTTAMPITSVYYKKCGETYEEAVAAAHHAGNLGLRVYLGPSYISNMTVTNPDGSLRIEQMDNDGMAGLERAKEFAFKFAGAYEGLINAVMVPERIELQTEEVILKTKEFAREMDCPVRLHAAQGEFEYNTIQKKYGKSTIEYLQSLNFLDDRTLIPHAIWASGYSKMEDKSDRDLDILVETGASVIHCPLVYSRGGTVLESFGRYIRKGVKMSMGTDTFPPDIIQNIRMGSAYAQHKDNNRKENSYGEFYRAATLGGAKALKRDDLGRLCEGAKADIIIIDLSGYHIGAVDDPIRTMGMCAAGRDVVTSIINGRVVMKNRVIPGFDYETAQVKAQQYYDKMKKDYLMRSGNKIKPDEMFPPTFKTC; this is encoded by the coding sequence ATGAAAACAAAAGTTACGGGAAAATATGTCATAGGTTACGATGGAAATGATCATGCAGTATATGAAAATGGATGTGTTGTATATGAAGGCGATACAATTATTTTCGCCGGTAAAAATTATGACGGTGACTTTGACGAGCTGATAGAAGGCGGAAACGCAATCATAAGCCCGGGATTTATTGATTTGGACGCGCTGGGAGACATTGACCATGCTTTAATATTTTCTGAAATAAATCCTGATAATAAAAAGCATTTGTACTGGTGTGAAGAGTATTTTAATAACCGCAGAGAAAATATGACCGTTGAAGAAGAAGCTTTTAAATCCCTTTATGCTTATAGCCAGCTGATTATGCACGGTGTGACTACGGCAATGCCTATTACAAGCGTATACTATAAAAAGTGCGGCGAGACCTATGAGGAGGCTGTAGCTGCCGCCCATCATGCAGGAAATCTGGGCCTGAGGGTTTATTTAGGCCCCAGCTATATTTCAAACATGACGGTTACAAACCCCGATGGTTCTTTAAGAATCGAACAGATGGATAATGACGGCATGGCAGGGCTTGAGAGGGCAAAGGAGTTTGCCTTTAAGTTTGCAGGCGCTTATGAGGGGCTTATCAATGCCGTCATGGTTCCCGAAAGAATAGAGCTGCAAACGGAAGAAGTTATATTAAAAACCAAAGAATTTGCCAGAGAAATGGACTGCCCCGTACGCCTTCACGCTGCCCAGGGTGAATTTGAATATAATACGATTCAGAAGAAGTACGGCAAAAGCACCATCGAATATCTGCAAAGCCTTAATTTCCTTGATGACAGAACGCTCATTCCCCATGCCATATGGGCATCGGGATATTCAAAAATGGAAGACAAAAGCGACAGGGATTTGGATATTCTCGTAGAAACAGGCGCATCGGTTATCCATTGCCCTCTTGTGTATTCAAGAGGAGGCACGGTGCTTGAGTCTTTCGGCCGATACATACGAAAAGGGGTTAAAATGTCCATGGGTACGGATACTTTTCCACCGGACATCATTCAGAATATCCGTATGGGAAGCGCCTATGCCCAGCATAAAGATAATAACAGGAAAGAAAACAGCTACGGCGAATTTTACAGGGCGGCAACTCTTGGCGGTGCCAAAGCCCTTAAGCGAGACGACCTTGGACGCTTATGTGAAGGAGCGAAAGCCGATATTATTATCATTGATTTATCAGGCTATCATATAGGCGCTGTTGATGACCCCATACGTACTATGGGCATGTGCGCTGCAGGAAGGGACGTTGTAACAAGCATAATTAACGGCAGAGTCGTTATGAAAAACAGAGTGATTCCCGGGTTCGATTATGAAACTGCACAGGTGAAAGCGCAGCAATATTATGATAAAATGAAAAAGGATTATTTAATGCGAAGCGGCAATAAAATTAAGCCGGATGAAATGTTTCCGCCTACATTTAAAACCTGTTAA
- a CDS encoding PucR family transcriptional regulator has protein sequence MEITIRDIMKMRCMKDAKLISGAKGFNRIVSGVTIIEAPDILDFVKGGELLLTSFYSFTEMSDEKLEKLIEGLSKKSAGLIIKLNRISEVPSVIMDAADKHDFPVIQVPKSVAHVDIMYPILLEIFDNQAYKLNFYKEVHKKLNALALTEPSMDTIIKNLGDILKHPVTLYDKYMRKTVVSHQDYGDFIVIEPLEKNHEKAAFRYFRQYVSYYDGGKAENQTLVPIESVNNLMVYLGIAEGDEGLTELDFISIENAITIISLELIRQHTVLEVERKFKIDLISELLNGTNLPREAIYERANLIGWKILKHYAVVKIEAVMDPSKKSFYSNDEYMADIENLQPTVLENLSNMLPKSITKSDNNIFTILWPIEDCAGENYLPQIKDTLEKLEQNIRIKTQCSYINAGIGKITNDVKELAKSQFEAEDALKFGKIAFGENKYVSFTELGAYRFLCSFPDLDRLGDFMSDKLKILLEYEKSHNGQLLETLEMFLRCNLNASRTAKEMYIHHKSVVYRLERIKTIAGIDFNSSEDVLDIQLSLRIHHFLNVRMKSL, from the coding sequence ATGGAAATAACTATTAGGGATATCATGAAAATGCGATGTATGAAAGATGCAAAGCTAATTTCAGGTGCCAAAGGCTTTAACCGGATAGTAAGCGGGGTTACTATTATAGAAGCTCCGGATATTCTGGATTTTGTTAAGGGCGGCGAGTTACTTTTGACGAGCTTTTATTCTTTTACGGAAATGAGCGATGAAAAACTTGAAAAACTGATAGAAGGTCTTTCAAAGAAATCTGCAGGATTGATTATAAAACTAAACCGTATATCGGAAGTTCCCAGTGTTATTATGGATGCAGCTGACAAACATGATTTTCCTGTTATACAGGTGCCGAAATCCGTTGCCCATGTGGATATAATGTATCCGATACTTCTTGAAATATTCGATAATCAGGCGTATAAGCTGAATTTCTATAAAGAAGTACATAAGAAGTTGAACGCATTGGCCCTTACGGAACCGTCCATGGATACTATCATAAAAAATCTTGGCGATATTTTAAAGCATCCGGTTACACTATATGATAAGTACATGCGTAAAACCGTCGTTTCCCATCAGGACTATGGTGACTTTATTGTAATTGAGCCTCTTGAGAAAAATCATGAAAAGGCCGCTTTTCGATACTTTCGCCAGTATGTAAGTTATTATGATGGCGGCAAAGCTGAAAATCAAACCCTTGTACCAATTGAAAGCGTTAACAACCTTATGGTATATCTTGGCATAGCGGAAGGCGATGAAGGCCTTACAGAGCTTGATTTTATTTCAATTGAAAATGCAATTACAATAATAAGCCTTGAGCTTATCCGCCAGCACACCGTATTGGAAGTAGAAAGAAAGTTCAAGATTGATTTGATTTCGGAACTTTTAAACGGAACAAATTTACCGAGGGAAGCTATTTATGAAAGGGCAAACCTTATAGGCTGGAAAATCTTGAAGCATTATGCCGTAGTAAAAATTGAAGCCGTTATGGATCCGTCAAAAAAAAGCTTTTACAGTAATGATGAATATATGGCCGATATTGAAAATCTTCAGCCGACTGTGCTTGAAAATTTAAGTAATATGCTGCCAAAAAGCATTACTAAGTCTGATAATAATATATTTACCATATTGTGGCCCATTGAGGATTGTGCCGGAGAGAACTACCTGCCTCAGATAAAAGACACTCTTGAAAAGCTGGAGCAGAATATACGCATAAAGACGCAATGTTCATACATAAACGCTGGGATAGGTAAAATTACTAATGATGTTAAGGAACTTGCCAAAAGTCAGTTTGAAGCAGAGGATGCGCTGAAATTCGGAAAAATTGCATTTGGGGAAAATAAATACGTAAGCTTTACGGAGCTTGGGGCCTACAGATTTTTATGCAGTTTTCCAGACCTTGACAGGCTCGGTGATTTTATGTCGGATAAGCTTAAGATATTGCTGGAATATGAGAAAAGTCATAACGGCCAACTGCTGGAAACACTGGAAATGTTTTTAAGGTGCAATCTAAATGCAAGCCGTACTGCGAAGGAAATGTATATCCATCACAAGTCCGTAGTGTACAGGCTGGAGAGAATAAAAACAATAGCAGGAATTGATTTTAACAGCAGCGAGGATGTATTGGACATTCAGCTTAGCTTAAGGATACATCATTTTTTGAATGTGAGAATGAAAAGCCTTTAA
- the allE gene encoding (S)-ureidoglycine aminohydrolase, translated as MGYRNNELGYPKDILSTRAVIKKGNFALIPPNGLVKNVIPGFEGCDITILSSPKLGASFVDYLITMGKDGRTSKGFGGGGIETFAYVIHGKVSATAGGTEYIMSKGGYIYCPSTEELNLKNMNGQESEIFLYKRRYIPAEGYTPEIVCKNIDEIAPVNYEDMDDVLFYNLLPKDLAYDMNFHILSFKPGASHGYIETHVQEHGAYILTGEGMYNLDNNWMPVKKGDYIFMGAYSLQAAYAIGREESFSYIYSKDCNRDELI; from the coding sequence ATGGGGTATAGAAACAATGAGCTGGGCTATCCCAAAGATATACTTTCAACAAGAGCTGTCATTAAGAAAGGGAATTTTGCTCTTATACCGCCAAATGGTCTTGTGAAAAATGTTATTCCCGGATTTGAAGGCTGTGATATTACAATACTTTCATCCCCTAAATTAGGAGCGTCTTTTGTTGACTATCTAATTACTATGGGAAAAGACGGCAGAACCAGTAAAGGCTTTGGCGGCGGCGGCATTGAAACATTTGCCTATGTTATTCATGGGAAAGTGTCCGCCACGGCAGGAGGTACGGAATATATCATGTCAAAAGGCGGATATATTTATTGCCCATCAACAGAAGAGCTGAATCTTAAAAATATGAATGGTCAGGAAAGTGAAATTTTTCTTTATAAGAGACGCTATATCCCTGCGGAAGGTTATACGCCGGAAATTGTATGCAAAAATATCGACGAAATAGCGCCGGTTAATTACGAGGACATGGATGATGTACTGTTTTATAACCTTTTGCCCAAGGATTTGGCATATGATATGAATTTCCATATTCTTTCATTTAAGCCGGGAGCCTCTCATGGCTATATTGAAACTCATGTTCAGGAACATGGTGCATATATACTTACGGGAGAAGGCATGTATAATCTTGATAATAACTGGATGCCGGTTAAAAAAGGGGATTATATTTTTATGGGCGCCTATTCTTTGCAGGCCGCATACGCAATCGGGCGGGAAGAAAGCTTCTCATATATTTATTCAAAAGACTGCAACAGAGATGAGCTGATTTAA
- a CDS encoding response regulator, with translation MKRIMIVDDSLIMRINLKKIFEKQGHQVVAEASNGQEAVEKYMSAHPDLVTMDITMPQLDGISALQKIHTLDKNACVVMISALGQEIKIIEAINKGAKHYIIKPFKEDTVVNIINTVLDAEAGERENAYDAG, from the coding sequence ATGAAAAGAATTATGATTGTTGACGATTCTCTTATTATGCGAATAAACTTGAAAAAAATTTTTGAGAAACAAGGTCATCAGGTTGTCGCAGAAGCGTCTAACGGTCAGGAGGCTGTTGAGAAATATATGAGCGCTCACCCGGATTTGGTAACCATGGATATCACCATGCCGCAACTTGACGGAATATCTGCTTTGCAAAAAATCCATACGCTGGATAAAAATGCATGTGTTGTTATGATTTCCGCCCTAGGTCAGGAAATAAAAATTATTGAAGCAATAAACAAAGGCGCCAAGCATTATATCATTAAGCCCTTTAAGGAAGATACTGTCGTGAATATCATCAACACTGTTCTTGATGCCGAAGCGGGGGAGCGCGAAAATGCCTATGATGCAGGATAG